The genomic segment TCCGAGCAGTGCTCGGCCCCAGCACTGCTGTTTCTCCACAGAGATGATCTGCGGAAAGCTCTGCTTCCCCTTTCCTGCAGGTCAGGCAGAGTTGTGCCACCCCCCAGGCCCGCAGCAGACTTACGTAGGGATCCTCCATCGGACTGTACCTCTTCACCACTTGGCCCTCCCGGTTAATGAGGAACTGTGGAAGCGAAGCAGCACCCAGGTGAGTCCCAGCTGTAACGCGGGCTCTGCAGCCCCAAGAGTGGCAGAGCAGCCCAGGGAGCTGCTTGTGGTGGGGTTGGtctggggcagcccctggcagccccgctcccccctcgGCCAGTTACTGCCTCCCTGGGCCAGGGCTGGAGGATCCCGGGGGAGTCCAGGCAGAGGGACCAGGACAGCGCAGGAACCCCTCAGGACACTCCTATCCAACATCTGGGGTAACTGCAGAGTTTGCGGGTGAGGATACCTCCTCCCTGCagtgccccagggaccccccactgccccccccaaAGAGCAAGGGTGCGACCCAGGCAAAGCCGGGAGAAGGCAGCTGTGTCCTACCTTAGTGAAGTTCCATTTTATTGCACtaggagagaaaaaacaagtgTGAGTCTGTGGCAGAAGAAACCCTTCCTCTTGCTGCAGCCAGGCCCCCTGCCCGGATGGAGCTGCCCAGAGCCaacccctccctgcctcccagggtgccttccccagcccccgtCCCCCACTCACTTGCCCAGGGTGCCCCTTCCTTTGGGCTGGTCCTTCATCCACTTCCAGAGCGGGTGGGCATCGTCCCCATTGACATCGATCTTGCTGTACATGTCAAATTTCACACCGTAGTTTTCAGCAAATGCCTTAATCTGGGCATCGTCCCCGGGCTCCTGAGGAAGGTGACGGAAAGGGCACTCCGTGAGCGTCCTGGGGATGCAGAGGGGGGCCcggctgggcgagggggagcCCCCACCTTGCTCCCCCACATACCTGTTTTCCAAACTGGTTGCAGGGAAAAGCCAGGATGCGTAAACCCTTCTCAGCATATCGGGCGTACAAGTCAACAAGCTGAGTGTAGTTTACAGcggtttttcctcattttgaagcCACATTGGTGATGATGCAGATGTAGCCTCtggaaaggggcggggggggtgtgtgtgaatcAGCAGCCTTTCCCCAGGCAGGAGGGTGAGGGGCGAGGCAGGAAAGGCCGGTAAACAAGCTCCTCTCCCGGGTTACGCAAGAGATTAAGCCGCCGCAGTGGGACAATCGTCCTGAAGCCCTTTGAGCCGCAttcctcacccccccacccccccccccggagccttCAGCCCCAGCGTCCCAAGGCCGAGTGGGGCCCATCCCTTCTCCTCCTACCGGTACTTCTCCAGAGAAACGTCGTTCCCATCGATATCTCGGGCGTGGAACTCATAGATGGACTTGGCCGAGCGCCAGTCgtccgcctgggcacactgcggggcggggggggggacgggacacgacGACAGGACACACTGTGAGACACCGTCACCCCCTCCCCACTTGTGCCCCCTCCGAGCCGGGGGGAGCCCCGCAACCACCTGCCCCGCACGGGGATCTCCGTCCCCCCGTCAGAACCGCCGTCTTCGCGTCCTTCGCTTCCCCGGGGAGGGCTCGtccgccctcccccgccccgcaTCCCCCCGGCCAGGCCTCAGGCCTCGCGCCCCCCGACCAGGCCtcgcccccacctccccccactGTGCACCCCACATCCgcggccgcagccccgctccccaccgcccTGCCCTCCTCCCGCGACCTCCGGAGCGGAACCGGCCGGGCCGCACTCACCATCCTCCTCACCGAAcaccgcgccgccgccgctgccaccgcccccCGCAGCAGCGCCCGACCCCATCCCATCGCGCTCCGCCCTCTCGGCCAATCGGCGGTGACGATGCCCGGAGGCACCGCCTCTCTCGGCCAGCCTAGCCACTCAGCGCGCTCTAAGTGATGATTGATGGGGAGCTGGCCAATGGCGTGTAGCAGACTACAGCTCCCAGAAGGCCCTGCGCCCGAGGACCCCGCGGTCGCCCCGCGCCGCCTCAggcggcgccggggccgccgcggggTCCTCGTGCCGTGAGGGAAAGATGGACGACGAGGAGGAGACTTACCGGCTGTGGAAGATCCGTAAGACCATCATGCAGGTGCGGGAGGGCGGTGGCGGGGCTCGGAGGGGGTGTGCGGTGCTCAGGGGCTCGGTGGGTACCGTTGCGGCCTAGCCCGGCCCGTCTCCGGTGCCCCGCGTAATGGCAGCGATGGCGGTTGGCCTCAGGCGAGGGATTTTCTCGGCAGCTCTGTCACGATCGGGGCTACCTGGTGACCCAGGACGAGCTGGATCAGACGCTGGAGGAGTTCAAGGCGCAGTTCGGTGACAAACCCAGcgaggggcggccccgccgcaccGACCTGACGGTGCTGGTGGCTCACAACGACGATCCCACCGACCAGATGTTCGTCTTCTTCCCGGGTGAGCTCAGACTGCTCCGGCCGCGGTTCCTGGAGTCGGGAGAAGGGCAGAAAAACCATAGAAccatcacagaaccatagaatcatcaCAGAACTACCACAGAGTCATAGAATTCTGGGTTGGAACGGAGCTCAGGGATCATCTGATCCCACCTTTCTCAGccaaagcacggtctagacaagacaGCCCAGCACCTTGCCCAgccaaatcttaaaagtgtccaatgctGGGGAATTgcccacttccctggggagattattccaatgggtGGTTGCTCTCATTGTTAAAAACTTTCCTCCTGTGTCccatcggaatctccccaggagtaacctGTACCCATCACcccttcttttccatgtgactccttgaaagggaatctccatcttctttgtagtcaccctttaaatactggaatgtggtgataaggtctcccctgagccttcttttctcaggGCAGTTCTCTTAGCTTTTCCTCATACGGCAGCCTTCCCCacatcatctctgtggcccttctctggcccctctccagcccggTCACAGCTTTTTTccatagcggggaccaaaactgcacacagtattccaggtgtggcctgacaagcgccgAGTACAGTGGGATAATGATTCTTTATCTCTGCAGGTGATGCCCTtggtgatgcagcccagcatcccgtTGTgtttctttgccgcagcagcacactgctcACTCACATTGAGCTTAttgtcccccaggtccctttccacagcgctgctcctcagctgggtagatcccagcctgtgccacACTCCggggattatgttttcccaggtgcaaagCCTTACACTTGTccatgttgaacttcataaggttcttgttagcccactcttccatcCTGTCCGGGTCTTCCTGTTGCCAGAAGGGCTGGTGTTGCTTTCTGGAGGGGTTAACAGAAGGAGGGAGGGCTGGTTGTAACCTGTTTCCTTTGTAACTCCTTTCCCCAGAGGAGCCCAAGGTTGGAATAAAGACAATCAAGATGTACTGCCAGAGGATGCAGGAGGAGAACATCACCAGAGCGCTGATCGTGGTGCAGCAAGGCATGACTCCCTCGGCAAAGCAGGTACAAAGTATGGTGAAAGGAGCCTGCCTGAGAGTCAGAGGCTTATTGTGGGCTGTGGAGGTCTTGCTTGTCTGTTTTTCGGTGCTG from the Rissa tridactyla isolate bRisTri1 chromosome 22, bRisTri1.patW.cur.20221130, whole genome shotgun sequence genome contains:
- the GPX4 gene encoding phospholipid hydroperoxide glutathione peroxidase gives rise to the protein MGWGRALLRGAVAAAAARCSVRRMCAQADDWRSAKSIYEFHARDIDGNDVSLEKYRGYICIITNVASKUGKTAVNYTQLVDLYARYAEKGLRILAFPCNQFGKQEPGDDAQIKAFAENYGVKFDMYSKIDVNGDDAHPLWKWMKDQPKGRGTLGNAIKWNFTKFLINREGQVVKRYSPMEDPYVIEKDLPAYL
- the POLR2E gene encoding DNA-directed RNA polymerases I, II, and III subunit RPABC1 isoform X1; amino-acid sequence: MDDEEETYRLWKIRKTIMQLCHDRGYLVTQDELDQTLEEFKAQFGDKPSEGRPRRTDLTVLVAHNDDPTDQMFVFFPEEPKVGIKTIKMYCQRMQEENITRALIVVQQGMTPSAKQSLVDMAPKYILEQFLQQELLINITEHELVPEHVVMTKEEVTELLARYKLRENQLPRIQAGDPVARYFGIKRGQVVKIIRPSETAGRYITYRLVQ
- the POLR2E gene encoding DNA-directed RNA polymerases I, II, and III subunit RPABC1 isoform X2, translating into MDDEEETYRLWKIRKTIMQLCHDRGYLVTQDELDQTLEEFKAQFGDKPSEGRPRRTDLTVLVAHNDDPTDQMFVFFPEEPKVGIKTIKMYCQRMQEENITRALIVVQQGMTPSAKQLVPEHVVMTKEEVTELLARYKLRENQLPRIQAGDPVARYFGIKRGQVVKIIRPSETAGRYITYRLVQ